GGCTGATCCTGGCCGAGCCGGACATGGGCACCACGATCGTGATCACGCTGACGACGATGGCGATGTTCTTTATCGCCGGCGCGGCGCTGCGCCACGTCTCCACGCTGGTCGCCTCGGGCGTGGCCGGCGGCGTGCTGCTGGTGCTTTTGGAAGGCTACCGCTCGCAGCGCTGGGAGGCGTTTCTCGACGCGGAGAAGTATCCCTCCGGCGCGGGCTACCACATCCTGCAACTGCTGATCGCGCTGGGCAGCGGCGGCCTGCGCGGCGTCGGTCTGGGCGCCAGCCGCCAGAAGCTCTTCTATGTGCCCGGCGCCCACACCGACGGCATCTTCGCGATCATCGGCGAAGAGGCGGGCTTCATCGGCGCCCTGCTGGTGCTGCTGCTCTTCGCCGCGCTGATCTGGCGCGGCTTCCGCGCCGGCTTCAAGGCGCCGGACGAGTTCAGCCGCCTGCTGGCGATCGGCGTCACCTGCTGGATCGGCCTCCAGACGGTGATCAACATCGGCGGCATCACCCGCTCGATCCCAATGACCGGCATTCCCCTGCCGTTTTTGAGCTACGGCGGCTCGGCGCTGATTGCGACGCTGGCCGCCTCCGGCGTGCTGCTCAACATCTCGCGCTACGCCCGCGCGGCAGCCGCGCCGGAACCGCGGCTCGAGCCGCCGCCGATCGCCAGCATGGCCCGCGGCCCGCAACCGCCGGCGCACGGTCAGCAGCCGATGTTCAGGCGCGGCCGCAGCCGGCGCCGGCGCCACGAATACGAGCGGGGGCGCACCTGATGCGGATTCTGCTCACCGGCGGCGGCACGGGCGGCCACGTCTACCCCGCGCTCAGCGCGGCGGAGGCGCTGTGTGCACGCGCCGGCGCGCCGGTGGAGCTGCTCTTCGCCGGCACCGTGCGCGGCGACGTCGAGCGGCTGGCGGCCGCCGCCGGCATCCCCTTCGCCGCGGTCCGCGCGGCCCCCGTCCGCGGCCGTGCGCCGTGGCAGCTTGCCCGCTCGGCCTGGGAGCTTACGCGGGGCACGGCGGAGGCCTGGCGGCTGCTGGGGCGCTTCCGGCCGTGGGCCGTGCTCGCCACCGGCGGCTACGCCGGTGTGCCCGTCTCGGTCGCGGCGCGGCTGCGCGGCGTGCCGCTGGTGCTCTACCTGCCCGACGTGCGGCCGGGCTGGGCCGTGCGCTTTCTGGCGCGGCTGGCGCGGCGCATCGCCGTCACCTCCGAGGGCAGCCTTGCCTACCTGCCGCGCGGCAAGACCTGCGTCACCGGCTATCCCGTGCGCGCCGCCTTCTTCAGCGAGGATCGCGGCGCGGCACGGCAGCGGCTGGGTTTTGCCGATGACCTGCCGCTGCTGCTGGTCACGGGCGCGACGCAGGGCGCGCGGGCGATCAACCGCGCCGTGCTCGCGGCGCTGCCGGCGCTGCTGCCGCGCTGCGCCGTGCTGCACCAGACCGGCGCGGACGGCCTGGCCGAGGCGCAGCGTCGGGCAGCGGCGCTGCCCGACGAACTGCGCGAACGCTACCGCCCCGTCGCCTACCTGGACGCGATGCCCGCGGCGATGGCCGCCGCCGACCTGGCGGTGATGCGCGCCGGCGCCTCGGCGCTGGCCGAGCCGGCCGCGGCCGGCCTGCCGGCGGTGCTGGTGCCCGGCACCTTTGCGGGCGCCCACCAGCGCGCCAACGCCGCCTTCATGCAGGCGCGCGGCGCCGCCGTCATGCTGCCGGAGGCGGAGCTGCCGCGCCTGGCCGACACCGTGCTCGGCCTGCTGAACGACCGCGCCCGGCTCTGCGCCATGCGGGAAGCCGCGCACAGGCTTGCCCGGCCCGACGCCGCGCAGGCGATCGCCGCGATCGTGCTGGAGGCGACGGCATGAGCGCGGCGGCCGCCATCGACCTCGCCCGCGTGCGGCGCGTGCACCTCGTCGGTATCGGCGGCATGCACATGTCCGCGATCGCCAGTATCCTGCTGGCGCGCGGCGTGCAGGTCAGCGGCTCCGACATCGCGCCCTCGCGCTACACCGAGCGGCTGGAGCGGGAGGGCGCGACGGTGTTCGTGGGGCATGCGGCCGAGAATATCGGCGAGGCCGAGCTGGTCGTGACCACCGTCGCGGCGAAGAGCGAGAACCAGGAGCTGGCCGCGGCACGGGCGCGCGGCATCCCGATCCTGATCCGTGCGGAGATGGTCGCGGCGCTGATGCAGGGGCGCACCGCCGTCTGCGTGGCGGGCACGCACGGCAAGACGACGACCAGCAGTCTGCTCGCCTACGCACTCGTGCAGGCCGCTCGCGACCCAGGCTACCTGCTCGGCGGCGACGCCGTGGACCTCGGCCACAACGCCGCGCCGGGCACGGGCGCCGAGATCGTAGTCGAGGCCGATGAGTACGCCGAGGCGTTCCTCCACTACGCGCCGGATATCGCGATCGTGACCAACGT
The DNA window shown above is from Dehalococcoidia bacterium and carries:
- the ftsW gene encoding putative lipid II flippase FtsW, which gives rise to MLLALVLALTGVGLLAVYSASFAVGWNDFGNPNYFILRQALSAAAGLGLLALFAWLPYRWLRRFSPLIMLLSLITLFVVLLPHIGVRSNGANRWIALGPLPPLEPSEFAKLAMVIYIAAWLAAKGEELKQVSLGVAPFVMMVGLVGGLILAEPDMGTTIVITLTTMAMFFIAGAALRHVSTLVASGVAGGVLLVLLEGYRSQRWEAFLDAEKYPSGAGYHILQLLIALGSGGLRGVGLGASRQKLFYVPGAHTDGIFAIIGEEAGFIGALLVLLLFAALIWRGFRAGFKAPDEFSRLLAIGVTCWIGLQTVINIGGITRSIPMTGIPLPFLSYGGSALIATLAASGVLLNISRYARAAAAPEPRLEPPPIASMARGPQPPAHGQQPMFRRGRSRRRRHEYERGRT
- a CDS encoding UDP-N-acetylglucosamine--N-acetylmuramyl-(pentapeptide) pyrophosphoryl-undecaprenol N-acetylglucosamine transferase, with product MRILLTGGGTGGHVYPALSAAEALCARAGAPVELLFAGTVRGDVERLAAAAGIPFAAVRAAPVRGRAPWQLARSAWELTRGTAEAWRLLGRFRPWAVLATGGYAGVPVSVAARLRGVPLVLYLPDVRPGWAVRFLARLARRIAVTSEGSLAYLPRGKTCVTGYPVRAAFFSEDRGAARQRLGFADDLPLLLVTGATQGARAINRAVLAALPALLPRCAVLHQTGADGLAEAQRRAAALPDELRERYRPVAYLDAMPAAMAAADLAVMRAGASALAEPAAAGLPAVLVPGTFAGAHQRANAAFMQARGAAVMLPEAELPRLADTVLGLLNDRARLCAMREAAHRLARPDAAQAIAAIVLEATA